The DNA region TTACCCAAGTCCATAAAATTACTCGGTCAACATTGATACCTGAAACCCTAGCTAAGTCCAGATCGTCAGCAACTGCTCGCATCGCTTTACCAATTTTGGTATTTTGCAGCAGGTAATGCAGTGCCAAAATTGCTAACACCGCCAAACCCAAGACCAATAATTGATTTTGCGGCACCTTTAAACCCGCAATGTCTAAAGCTGGCGTAACAGGTAAATTATAATTTTGGTTCTTGCCACCCCATATAAAAATAATGCCGTTGCGAAGAAATAAGGCAAGTCCGATAGAAATAATAATCAGCGTAGTGGAAGTAGCACGAATAGAGCGCATCTTTGACCACAGTAACTTTTCTGATAACAGCATTGCTGCGACTGTTCCCACCGCCGCTAGGATCATCGATAGCCAAATATTGACTCCAATAGTGTTTATCAGCCAGGTTAGATAGGCTCCAAGAGTGAGAAAATCACCATGAGCAAAGTTAGATAGCCGTAAAATTCCGTAGGTAAGAGTGAGTCCGACTGCTGCTAGAGCAATAATGCTCCCCACTGCAATTCCATTAACGATTAATTGGAAGAATTGTGTATCCATAAGCCTTCAGTTGCTTTAAAAAATTTTACGTCAGTGGTTCGTATAATAATTTTTTTAGAAGAGATGCTAAATTTAACATCATAAGTTATGGTTTATAACAACATAAGTTATGGTTTATAAATAAAACATAATTGTCAGTTAATATACATAGAATCCTCTTCGGATTCTTATGCGAAGCTAAACTAGTTCAACGGTCTAGTTGACCATGCAGCAGTACTCAAGCTTACCAGACCATAACTCACAGATAGATGTAAGGCCAAAACCTTTGACAACAATTGAGCAACTTCGCGCCAAGTTGTGGCTGGAGAGCAGCTTGAACCAGTTGCAAGGTCGCCTTAATGATTGCCTGCTTTCTGCTTGTAAAACAGTCCCACAGGCAAGAGCCGCAGAAACAAAAATTCTCCAAACTGTTGTCAACGAGATTAGCAGTGCTGTGAACAACAGCAATTTGGCGGTTACAGATTGTGCCGTAGGCATAGCTTTGTTTGAACCACAAGCAACTGTTGCCACAGTTTGCTATGTTTCATCTTCTCTATCCCCGAACTCACAACCTTTATTTCTAGAATTGCTGACAACAGAAAAAAAGCTGCTGTTGAGATTGCAAGAGGTCATAGAACTCGAAGATTTGCAGCAGCTTGAAAATCAACAACCACCCAGCGCTTGGCGGTTAGCTGATGATTCTGGCAACGTCATGGGTTGGCTAATTCTCGCCACCGCACCCCTAAACTCTGCTCGTGATTCGCTGATAAAATCACTTGCTCAACTCAGATCAAAATTGATGGCAAGGTCTGCCAAGCGTTGTACAACAGCCTTGGTACAACTTAGACACATTTTATCTTGGCAGCAACGCTATCAACAGTTAAGTAACTCTAATCAAGAATTGGAGCGCACCAATCAACTCAAAAATCAGTTTTTAGCAAATACCAGCCACGAAATTCGTACACCGCTTAGTTCTATTATTGGGTTTACCCACCTGCTTTTAGCCCAAGGGTACGAACCAACTAAAGAACGCCAGCAAGAGTATTTAAATATTATTCAGTCTAGCGGCAAGCACTTACTAGCTCTGATTAATGATATTTTGGATCTCTCTAAAATTGAAGCAAATCAGCTGGAGGTGCAATGGGAAACAATTGATGTGCCAATGCTATGTAGTAATGTTTTCGCATTGGTGAAAGAGAAAGCCGCTAATAAGGGTTTGAAACTCCGTTTAAAACTTGACCCCAATATCACAACCCTAGTAGCTGACCCCTTGCGACTCAAGCAAATGCTGTTGAATTTACTCTTCAATGCCCTAAAATTCACCAGCCAAGGAAGTGTTGGCTTAGAGGTTGTTCCCAAAGGTCTATTTGTGTATTTTACAGTTTGGGATACTGGCACTGGCATTTCCCAAGAAGACCAAGCTCAACTGTTTGAACCCTATTTCCAAATTGCCAAGGCTGTTGCTGGTGGTGAAGGTACTGGTTTGGGTTTAGCAGTAACTCAAAAACTCGCCCAAATTCATGGTGGTTCTGTGAAAGTGGAATCTGAAGTAAATTGCGGTTCCCGTTTTACCCTTGTACTTCCCTTTAAGCAAGATGAGGGAGCAGGGGAAGCAGGGGAAGCAGGGGAAGAAAAATACTCCTTATCTCCTTTGCCTTTTACCACTAATTCTTCTGTAGATATTTTGCTGGTCGAAAATGACTTACCCAACGCTCATTTGATGCAAATTTATCTATGTAAATTGGGATATCAGGTGACTTGGGTTAAGAATGCTGCCGAGATGTGGGAAACTTTACCACAGTTAGACCCAGTGGTGATTTTGATGGATGTTCATCTAGCAGATGGGAATGGTCTGAAGTTGGTACAGCAGCTGCGAGAAAATCAGCAATATCGGGCGATTCCGGTAATTGTTCAAACAGCAATGGCAATGAAAGGCGATCGCGAAACTTGTCTAGCAGCTGGAGTAAATGACTATATTTCTAAACCAATTGATTTACCACTTTTAGCCAGTCTGATAGCTAAATACAGCAAACCGCCAACTAAGGTTGATGGGGAGTAGGGAGTGGGGAGTCGGGAGTCGGGGCAGGGGGCAAGAGGGGGAAAATAAAAAATTAGCTCTTATCCCCTCTGCTCCCTACTCCCTG from Nostoc commune NIES-4072 includes:
- a CDS encoding branched-chain amino acid ABC transporter permease; the encoded protein is MDTQFFQLIVNGIAVGSIIALAAVGLTLTYGILRLSNFAHGDFLTLGAYLTWLINTIGVNIWLSMILAAVGTVAAMLLSEKLLWSKMRSIRATSTTLIIISIGLALFLRNGIIFIWGGKNQNYNLPVTPALDIAGLKVPQNQLLVLGLAVLAILALHYLLQNTKIGKAMRAVADDLDLARVSGINVDRVILWTWVIAGSLTSLGGSMYGLITAVRPNMGWFLILPLFASVILGGIGNPYGAIAAAFIIGIVQEISTPWLGSQYKQGVALLIMILVLLIRPKGLFKGTI
- the hrmK gene encoding hybrid histidine kinase/response regulator HrmK; its protein translation is MQQYSSLPDHNSQIDVRPKPLTTIEQLRAKLWLESSLNQLQGRLNDCLLSACKTVPQARAAETKILQTVVNEISSAVNNSNLAVTDCAVGIALFEPQATVATVCYVSSSLSPNSQPLFLELLTTEKKLLLRLQEVIELEDLQQLENQQPPSAWRLADDSGNVMGWLILATAPLNSARDSLIKSLAQLRSKLMARSAKRCTTALVQLRHILSWQQRYQQLSNSNQELERTNQLKNQFLANTSHEIRTPLSSIIGFTHLLLAQGYEPTKERQQEYLNIIQSSGKHLLALINDILDLSKIEANQLEVQWETIDVPMLCSNVFALVKEKAANKGLKLRLKLDPNITTLVADPLRLKQMLLNLLFNALKFTSQGSVGLEVVPKGLFVYFTVWDTGTGISQEDQAQLFEPYFQIAKAVAGGEGTGLGLAVTQKLAQIHGGSVKVESEVNCGSRFTLVLPFKQDEGAGEAGEAGEEKYSLSPLPFTTNSSVDILLVENDLPNAHLMQIYLCKLGYQVTWVKNAAEMWETLPQLDPVVILMDVHLADGNGLKLVQQLRENQQYRAIPVIVQTAMAMKGDRETCLAAGVNDYISKPIDLPLLASLIAKYSKPPTKVDGE